One genomic segment of Aliarcobacter cibarius includes these proteins:
- a CDS encoding mechanosensitive ion channel domain-containing protein, protein MKKILLLILASFLFLNAANKVEKTTEKNVEQTTKEDTSLAESDIEIENMVEANILNEKISKIELSLKDNILLKRYSNYLSYGKISAELDNLKDSLKRKNNLSEEESFQLSNKIRVKENELELIAEYKGSAIGSLMNPPEIEKVENITNPFGIINALSNVKKLETNKKQFANVEIDISSLTDKLEEELINYMKLYELDPKPEYKEKITYLEKQKKDFEIVLDIVSTTQEVYSKKIEQVILDMKNQITQQVQKMLAIFVIIIIMLAVSFLVKLALKKYFSQNENYYMVNKIINFTLVFLILMVLLFSYIDNVSYLVTILGFASAGIAIALKDWFMSLFGWMVIVTSGSIQVGDRIRVTKGDVETVGDVLDISLFKITIKEDVTMVSYLKNRRAGRIFFVPNNYIFSELIANYSHSELKTVWDGIDITLTFDSNFKKAQKIIRDILKHYSKGYSDITRKQLSKMRNKYQLRATGVEPRVFTLIEKYGVVVSGWYLTNSFAALVLRSTICAEIVEALMKEDDIHIAYPTQQININKTSNAYGPSRKMMKEDIDDIEDIITKRQEIF, encoded by the coding sequence TTGAAAAAAATTTTACTCTTAATACTTGCTAGTTTTTTATTTTTAAATGCTGCTAATAAAGTTGAAAAAACTACTGAAAAAAATGTAGAACAAACCACTAAAGAAGATACTAGTTTAGCAGAAAGTGATATTGAAATAGAAAATATGGTGGAAGCAAATATCTTAAATGAAAAAATTAGTAAAATTGAACTCTCTTTGAAAGATAATATTTTATTAAAAAGATATTCAAATTATCTATCTTATGGAAAAATATCTGCAGAACTTGATAATTTAAAAGATAGTTTAAAAAGAAAAAATAATTTAAGTGAAGAAGAGAGTTTTCAACTTTCAAATAAAATAAGAGTAAAAGAAAATGAACTAGAGTTAATAGCAGAATATAAAGGTTCGGCTATTGGTTCATTAATGAATCCTCCAGAAATAGAAAAAGTTGAAAATATTACAAATCCATTTGGAATAATAAATGCTTTATCAAATGTAAAAAAATTGGAAACTAATAAAAAACAATTTGCAAATGTTGAAATTGATATAAGTTCTTTAACTGATAAATTAGAAGAAGAATTGATTAATTACATGAAATTATATGAACTTGATCCAAAACCTGAATATAAAGAAAAAATTACATATCTTGAAAAGCAGAAAAAAGATTTTGAAATAGTATTAGACATAGTAAGTACAACTCAAGAAGTTTACAGTAAAAAAATTGAACAAGTAATTTTAGATATGAAAAATCAAATCACACAACAAGTTCAAAAAATGCTTGCTATTTTTGTAATAATAATTATTATGTTAGCTGTTTCATTTTTAGTTAAATTAGCTTTGAAAAAATATTTTTCACAAAATGAAAACTACTATATGGTAAATAAAATTATCAATTTTACTCTAGTATTTTTGATTCTAATGGTTCTTCTTTTCTCATATATTGATAATGTTTCATATCTAGTAACAATTCTTGGATTTGCTTCTGCTGGTATTGCTATTGCTTTAAAAGATTGGTTTATGTCTTTATTTGGTTGGATGGTTATAGTTACTTCAGGATCTATTCAAGTTGGAGATAGGATAAGAGTTACAAAAGGTGATGTTGAAACTGTTGGAGATGTTTTAGATATATCATTATTTAAAATTACAATAAAAGAAGACGTAACTATGGTTAGTTACTTAAAAAATAGAAGAGCAGGAAGAATATTTTTTGTTCCAAATAACTATATTTTCTCTGAACTTATTGCAAATTATAGTCACTCTGAGTTAAAAACTGTTTGGGATGGAATTGATATCACTTTAACTTTTGATTCAAACTTTAAGAAGGCACAAAAAATAATTAGGGATATTCTAAAACATTATTCTAAAGGTTATAGTGATATTACAAGAAAACAGTTATCAAAAATGAGAAATAAATATCAATTAAGAGCAACTGGTGTTGAACCAAGAGTATTTACTTTAATTGAAAAATATGGTGTTGTTGTATCAGGTTGGTATCTTACAAATTCATTTGCAGCTTTAGTTTTAAGAAGTACAATTTGTGCTGAAATAGTTGAAGCTTTAATGAAAGAAGATGATATTCACATAGCTTATCCAACGCAACAAATAAATATAAATAAAACTTCAAATGCTTATGGACCTTCAAGAAAAATGATGAAAGAAGATATAGATGATATTGAAGATATTATTACAAAAAGACAGGAAATTTTTTAA
- the aroB gene encoding 3-dehydroquinate synthase: MIVKIDLSNDNSYKIYIEKLQALSFDRKVVVVTNPTIAGFHLEYLKSKITAKELSFCTIPDGEEYKNMKTLEMILESCFEAKLDRKSLLVAFGGGVIGDMTGFAASIYQRGIDFIQIPTTLLSQVDASVGGKTGINNKFGKNLVGSFHQPKAVYIDSNFLKTLPKREFGAGVAEVIKMAVCFNSDFFDWLEKNDLRDEKNIDIAIQKSVETKAYVVSIDEKEQGLRAALNYGHTFGHVIENLTNYKTYLHGEAVGIGMCMANALAVKLGLMTKEQEQRVENLLKKYDIPTTYKIEDVEDFYEHFFLDKKSSNSKIKFILPVGIGDCKITDEIKKDDVCEILKGF; this comes from the coding sequence ATGATCGTAAAAATTGACCTTTCAAATGATAATTCATATAAAATTTATATAGAAAAACTACAAGCTTTAAGCTTTGATAGAAAAGTTGTTGTTGTAACAAATCCAACTATTGCTGGTTTTCATTTAGAATATTTAAAATCAAAAATAACTGCTAAAGAACTTAGTTTTTGTACTATTCCTGATGGAGAAGAGTATAAAAATATGAAAACTTTAGAGATGATTTTAGAATCTTGCTTTGAAGCAAAACTTGATAGAAAATCTCTTTTAGTAGCTTTTGGTGGAGGAGTTATTGGTGATATGACTGGTTTTGCTGCTTCAATATATCAAAGAGGTATAGATTTTATTCAAATTCCAACTACTCTTTTATCTCAAGTTGACGCAAGTGTTGGTGGAAAAACAGGAATAAACAATAAATTTGGTAAAAATTTAGTAGGAAGTTTTCATCAACCAAAAGCTGTTTATATTGATTCGAATTTTTTAAAGACTTTACCAAAAAGAGAATTTGGTGCAGGGGTTGCAGAAGTTATAAAAATGGCTGTTTGTTTTAATAGTGATTTTTTTGATTGGCTTGAAAAAAATGATTTAAGAGATGAAAAAAATATAGATATTGCAATACAAAAATCAGTTGAAACTAAAGCTTATGTAGTAAGTATTGATGAAAAAGAACAAGGATTAAGGGCTGCTTTAAATTATGGGCATACTTTTGGACATGTTATAGAAAATCTTACAAACTATAAAACTTATCTTCATGGTGAAGCTGTTGGAATTGGAATGTGCATGGCAAACGCTTTAGCTGTTAAATTAGGATTAATGACAAAAGAGCAAGAGCAAAGGGTAGAAAATTTACTAAAAAAATATGATATTCCAACAACTTATAAAATAGAAGATGTTGAAGACTTTTATGAACATTTCTTTTTAGATAAAAAATCTAGTAATAGTAAAATTAAATTTATTTTACCTGTTGGAATTGGTGATTGTAAAATTACTGATGAAATAAAAAAAGATGATGTCTGTGAAATTTTAAAAGGATTTTAA